Proteins from a single region of Hermetia illucens chromosome 3, iHerIll2.2.curated.20191125, whole genome shotgun sequence:
- the LOC119652004 gene encoding protein Peter pan: MARKKKGRSLKKNHQVAGEEGAEVLQAPHSFVIHRGLACPYIQDLTMDFRRIMEPFTAINLRERKSNKIKDFVSLSGHFHVSHMCIFNKTTTQLSMKIVRLPRGPTLTYKIHQYTLARDVLASSRKQFFDEDSFHHAPLVIMNNFVGEGKHLKLMATTFQNMFPTINLATVNLATIKRCVLFSYNPVTKLVDMRHYSVVAVPVGLSRGVKKVVLGKVPNLSKCEDIADLFSGGAVSDSEFEDDEASQVVLPQDLKRKGNLENNKSAIRLYEIGPRITFELVKIEEGLLTGEVLYHETIVKTEEEIEAIRKQREKKKKLKEYRKKVQSENKARKEEMKNSAKKRAGVEGNKAGQTFEVEESVNDEPDNDALYYKEEVGEEPDEELFKHSEENSRKRVRLPKHISGKKRKFDKKSKDERDDKYKKEGGWKSRKGDGQRQERKFTFKTKAGMKMNRVKSSKGKKFR, encoded by the exons ATGGCCCGTAAAAAGAAGGGGCGTTCGCTAAAAAAGAACCACCAAGTGGCAGGGGAagaaggcgcggaagttttacaagCGCCACACTCATTCGTTATACATCGCGGGCTCGCTTGTCCTTACATTCAGGATCTAACCATGGACTTCCGTCGAATTATGGAACCTTTTACTGCAATTAATTTACGAGAACGAAAATCTAACAAAATTAAAGATTTTGTCTCATTATCTGGACATTTTCATGTGtcacatatgtgcatattcaATAAGACGACAACACAATTGTCTATGAAAATTGTACGACTCCCGCGTGGACCAACGTTGACTTACAAG ATCCACCAATATACTCTTGCAAGGGATGTCCTTGCTTCCTCACGAAAGCAATTTTTCGACGAGGATTCATTCCATCATGCACCGTTGGTAATCATGAATAATTTCGTTGGTGAAGGAAAACACTTGAAACTGATGGCGACCACGTTCCAAAACATGTTTCCAACCATTAACCTGGCGACAGTTAACTTAGCAACGATCAAACGATGTgttttattttcatataatcCAGTTACAAAGTTGGTTGACATGAGGCATTATAGCGTTGTTGCAGTCCCTGTGGGATTATCACGAGGCGTTAAAAAGGTTGTACTTGGAAAAGTaccaaatttatcaaaatgCGAGGATATTGCagatttattttctgg tgGGGCTGTATCGgattctgaatttgaagatgATGAAGCAAGTCAAGTTGTCCTACCGCAAGATTTAAAGCGTAAAGGAAATTTAGAGAACAATAAATCGGCGATTCGTCTGTATGAAATCGGGCCCAGAATTACATTCGAACTCGTGAAAATTGAGGAAGGTCTTCTGACAGGTGAAGTACTTTACCATGAAACCATTGTGAAAACCGAGGAGGAAATCGAAGCAATACGGAAACAacgtgaaaagaaaaagaaattgaaagaatATCGAAAGAAGGTTCAAAGTGAGAATAAGGcgaggaaagaagaaatgaaaaattctgcaAAGAAAAGAGCGGGCGTGGAAGGAAATAAGGCAGGACAAACTTTTGAAGTAGAAGAAAGTGTTAATGATGAACCGGATAATGATGCTCTGTATTACAAGGAGGAAGTTGGCGAGGAACCAGATGAAG AATTATTCAAACACTCTGAAGAAAATTCACGGAAAAGAGTTCGACTGCCGAAACATATATCTGGTAAAAAGCGGAAATTCGATAAAAAGTCAAAAGATGAAAGAGATGATAAATATAAGAAGGAAGGCGGCTGGAAGAGTAGAAAGGGAGACGGACAAAGGCAAGAACGGAAGTTCACATTTAAAACAAAAGCTGGCATGAAAATGAACCGAGTTAAATCGTCGAAAGGAAAAAAGTTTAGATAG
- the LOC119652005 gene encoding uncharacterized protein LOC119652005 — MGSIDKACISGFLCRLCSEMHRTVIHIYGDQGQRHGLLEKINGYLPVTITPTDPLPKTICESCLRRVEQHYELLIRIKKCRELKERTQRASERTATIERAPQGLEASDDDDELIENN, encoded by the exons ATGGGCAGCATTGACAAAGCCTGCATATCGGGTTTTCTATGCCGTCTATGTTCTGAAATGCATCGTACAGTAATTCACATCTATGGCGACCAAGGACAGAGACACGGATTACTGGAAAAGATCAACGGATACCTACCGGTAACT ATCACACCAACTGACCccctgccaaagacaatttgtGAGTCTTGTTTGCGACGTGTGGAGCAGCATTACGAATTGCTGATACGAATTAAAAAGTGTAGAGAACTAAAGGAACGGACACAGCGCGCTTCGGAAAGAACTGCCACTATTGAGCGGGCACCGCAGGGGCTCGAGGCCTCGGATGACGACGATGAACTTATCGAAAACAATTGA